One Arcobacter sp. FWKO B genomic window, ATAGAATATCATTAAAAGTCTTACCAGTTGGTACTTCTTATGATTATGCTATTTTCTATAATATAGGCAATAGGGTATTTAGAAAGCTTTTGGACAAAAGTGAGATATACTCTAAAGAGATTCAGCAAAAAGTTATTAATGAAAATATAATTGAGTTTTATGTTTTGCATGAGGATTTTGATAAATATGAAACTGATATGAGATATTGTTTAAAAGAGATGTTAGATGATAATAATATATCAATTGATACAAAAGCTGAAGTTTTACATGATATGGCTGGTGGTATTATTCATGATATATTAGATGGTGAATTAAATATTCATAAGATTAAACAAGTTGATGAAGTTGTAAATTCTACTGTAAATATTTTAATGAATGATCCTACTGCTATCAAAGCAATGCTAAAAGTTACTTCTTATGATTATTATACATTTACCCATTGTGTGAATGTATCAACATATGCTATGGGTTTTGGTACATATTTGAAGTTGAGTCTGGATGATTTGAAGCTTCTTGGAATGAGTGGTATGCTACATGATGTTGGAAAAAGAAAGGTACCATCTGAGATAATAAATAAAAATGGAAAGCTAACATATGAAGAGTTTGAGCTTGTTAAAAAACATCCTGTTTATGGTGTGGAAATACTCAAAAATCTTGGTGAAAGTAATAAGTTATTATTAAAAATAATATATCAACATCACGAAAAGCTGAATGGCTCAGGATATCCTTTGGGTATAGAGGGTAATGATATACATATGTTTTCTAGAATTATGGCGATTTCTGATATTTTTGATGCACTAACCACACGACGCTCGTATAAAGAGGCTTTAAAAACATTTGAAGCATTTAATATAATGTATAATCATATGAAAGACGAGTTAGATAGAAAACTCGTCAGAGAATTTATGATATTTATGAGAAAATAAACTACATTTTTGCTATGAGCTTATATCCAAGTCCAGAAATATTTTCCAAATACTCAGATGGTAGTTTTTTCCTAAGATTTTTCACTAGTGTTCTGAGGGCTGATGGTGACATTACCTCATCATATTTTTCCCAAACTTGATGTTCAATTTGTGAATATGTAACAAGCTTGTTTTTATTTTCAGATAACAAATCCATCAGAGATTTTTCTTTTTTCTTTAGTTTGATATTTTCATCTTTATTTGTTATGACCCCGCTTATACTGTCGTATGATAAATCACTATCAATTTGCACTAGTATATTAGAAGTTAAATATAAATAGTCAATTACCTTATATAAGGCTTCTTTTAATTTTGAAAAACTAACTGGTTTTTGTATATATGCTTGTATATTTAGATTTACACAATTTATCAAGTGATCATTAGTGCTGTGTGCCGTCATCATAATAACTGGAATCATAAGGTCTTTTTTTCTTACTTCTTTGATAAAGTTAATACCATTCATTGTTGGCATTTCTATATCTGATAAAATTAGTTTAATCTTATGAGTATTAAATATATCTAAAGCTTCTTTACCATTATTTGCAGTCATGACATTATCACAAAAACTTTTTAGTGTTTGAGTAACTTCTTTTTGACTATTTATGTCATCTTCAACATATAAAATTGTCAATTCTTTGAGTAATCCATTTAATTGCTTACTGTTTAACATATTAAACACTCCATAAAATTATTATATTATGATTGTAACAGATAAAATATATATTTCCTATAAATACTTAACTTATTTTATAAATAAAACATATTTTTGACACAATTTTGCAATATAGTTTTAAATGTCACCTCAAAAAACTAAAAGGAATCTCAAGTGAGTTTGATAAGAGAACTAAAACACTTTGGCAATTCATTGTCTTTATTGGTAGTAGAAGATGAGATTGCTCTTAATGCGGAATTGGTTAGTGTATTATCAACATTTTTTAAAAGTGTTGATTTTGCTTTTGATGGTAAAGAAGGGCTTGAGAAGTTTGCAAAAAATAGACCTGATATTGTTCTTACTGATATAAGTATGCCTAAAATGGATGGTATAAAGATGTCGCAAGAGATCAAAAATCTATACAGAGGGCAACATATAGTGGTATTGTCAGCACATGGTGATACTAAGTATATGATTGAACTTATTGATATAGGAATAGATCAATTTATTTTGAAGCCTTTTGATAAAAATACTTTGATGTATAAATTATTAAAAGTAGCGGAAAATATCATTTATAAAAAAGAATTTGATAAATTCTACAAAGACAAACAACTTCAAAGAATCGCAACCATAGAAAGTATTGTAGATACACAGCCATTACACGAATCAATTGTGCCTTTAGATGATATTAAACCAGTTGAGAAAGTGACATATAATTTAAGCCATAATAGAGAAGATGCCGATGAGTTTATGGAGTCTTTAAAAAATGATGAGTTAATGTGGATGGCATTTAAAGATGATATTACTGAATTGATGGAGCTAAGTGCTGAATTTGGTGAAGATGTGGATAATTTGGCATTAAATGGAAGACTCAGTGAAGGGTTACGAACTAGCTTAGTGCATATCGTAAGAAGATATGCAAAAATATTCTCTCAGCTTGAACAAATGGCAAAGATGTCAGATACATTGGAACTTTTGGCAGAGTTTTTGGAAGATTTGGATGTAAACATATTAGATGATGAACAAAATAGAAAACTTAAATTGTTGGAATATATCAATAATGATATAACAAGGTTTTTACAAACTGTTTTTGTTTATAAAGATAGTGTTGATATCTATTATCTTGAAGATTCTCTTGAAAGTTCAATTTTACAACTAAAAAGTGAAATGTTTGGCTTAGAAGTTGAAGAAGATGAGGCAGAGTTTTTTTAGATTATAGTCTTTAAAATCAGTCTGGATCTTGTTTGGGGTAGGTGTTGGTGTTAATAAATTAGTGTCAATAAATAATGACAAAAGAAAGAAGTAGGTGAACAGTATGAATCCTATATTACAACAATTTTTAATAGAGGCAAGAGAAAATCTCCTGTTTTTAGATAAAAATCTTGAGCTTTTAGAAAGCAATGATGGTGATATTGTAAATGCTCTATTTAGAGCTGCACATACACTAAAGGGGAGTTCTGGACTGGCTGGATTTGACTGTGTTAAAGAAATTACACATATTGCTGAAGATTTGCTTGATGCATATAGAAGTGATAAGATAATTTATTCAGATCAGCTTTTAAGAACTTTATATGATATGTTTGACGAGGTTGCAGAGCTTGTTGATATTGCTGAAGAAAGTGGCGAGATTACTTTTATTGAGCAAGAAAGAGTTGAAGAGTTTAAGTCATCAAGGGCTGCAATTTTAGATTTGAGAGATGATATTCAAGATAAACAATTTTGTGAATTTAATATCATAGATGATGTGATACCGCCATTTGGGAATTTATTTTTAAATGATTTTCAAAGGTTAGATTTTAATAAGCTTAGTTTTGATACTAAGGCTATAACAAAAGAAGAGTTTGAAACAGGTGGTTTTTATATCATAGACCTTGATTTACCAAAAGAGACTTTAGAACTAGGTAATGACCCTTTTTATTCACTATATCTTTTGGGTGAAGAAAATGTCATTAGCATCTATATTGAGGTTGATGAGAGTTGTGAGAATATTGCAAAAAATCCAATAGTATGGAGTAGTAGAATTATTGCAATAGTATATTCAAATCAAAATGATTTTGAAAATGCTTTTTACAACTTTATGGAAGATGTGAGTATATATCCATTGGCTATAAAATCGTTTTTTAAAACAGAGCTTGATTTAAAAAGTAGTGATTGTCTAAAGCCTTTAATAGCTGATATTAAATTGTTTTTAGAGAATTTGGATATTGATGGTTTGATAGATTTATTACAAGGTGTTAGTAAAGATTTACAAAAAGATTCTTTGGAATATTTTTTAATAAATCGTTTGTGCTATATTCTTGAGGTTAATGACTTAAATACTGAGCTATTAAATGAGATGGTTGGGTATGTAGTGGATGTGTTAAATATAGATGAATTATATACTGAGGTGTGTGATCATAATACAACTGAAGATGTAATTATAGCTTCTCAGAAAGAGAAAAAAGCATCAAAACCTATGGCTAAAATGGTTAAAATTGATCTTGATGATGTTGATAAAATGATGGATATAGTTGGTGAAATGCTAGTTATTAAAAACTCATTACCTTATATTGCACAAGCTTTGAATTTTGAAAACATTGAAGCAAATAGAAGGGAGTTGATGGCAAGATATGATGAAATAAATCGTGTAACAATTCAATTACAAGAAAAAGTTATGGAGATGAGACTCCTTTCTTTGTCTTTTATATTTGATAGGTACCCTAAACTAATAAGAGATATATCTAAATCATTGGGCAAAAAAATAAAGTATGTTGAATCAGGTGGTGATACAAAGCTTGATAAAACTATTATAGAAAAACTAGCAGATCCTTTGATTCATATTATTAGAAATTCTCTTGATCATGGAATAGAATCACCTGATATAAGAGAACAAAAAGGAAAAAGTCCAGAAGGAACAATCTCAATAAAAGCAGAATCTTTAGGCGATAAAGTATATGTAAGTATTGAGGATGATGGCAAAGGGATTGATGTACAAAAAGTTGTACAAAAAGCCCTTGAGAAAAAAATGGTTGATGTTGAAGCACTAGAGCAAATGAGTGAAGAAGAAAAGCTTATGTTGGTGTTTCATCCTGGTGTTTCTACAATGGAACAAATTAGTGAGCTATCTGGTCGTGGTGTTGGCATGGATGTTGTTCGTCAAAGTATCAATGAAGTAGGTGGCAAGATTTCACTAAGTAGTACAGTAAATGTAGGTACAAAGTTGGTATTAGAGTTACCTATGAGTGTAGCTTTAAGTAATGTGTTTCATATTAAGCTTGGTAATGCAAACTACGCACTATCAATGGATAGTATTGTTGAAACTGTTCAAGTACCAAAAAATGAGGTTGAATATATAAATCAACAACCAATGCTAAAACTAAGGGGGGTATTGATCCCATTGGTATTTTATTATAAATTGCTATCAAGTGATATAGATAGCAAAGATTCGTATTCATTGGTGATAATACAAACTCAAGGGCAAAAGTTTGGTTTTGTTGTAGATGAGTTTGTCAATCAACTTGATATAGTGCAAAAACCATTAGCACCAAATTTTAAAAATCACCCTTTTATATCAGGAACATCACTTCTTGGAAATGGTGAGGTTTTATTTGTCATAAATCCATCTAGACTTTATACTGTAAAGGAGAAAAAATAATGTCTTTCATCAGAGAAAATAATAGTGCTACAAGCGGTATGCACACTACTAGGGTTCATAAAAAAGGTGATGTAATCAACAAAAGAAAAAATCGTACATTAGCAAAACAACAACAAATTTCAGAGACTATTAGTGGAATATCAAATGAGATTTTGGCAAAAGCTCAAGAAAGTGTAAGTGCAATAGAGGAGCTAAAAAGCTCAATGGAACAAATTGCAGCAGCATCAGAACAA contains:
- a CDS encoding HD-GYP domain-containing protein, whose amino-acid sequence is MPYIRTKLHRISLKVLPVGTSYDYAIFYNIGNRVFRKLLDKSEIYSKEIQQKVINENIIEFYVLHEDFDKYETDMRYCLKEMLDDNNISIDTKAEVLHDMAGGIIHDILDGELNIHKIKQVDEVVNSTVNILMNDPTAIKAMLKVTSYDYYTFTHCVNVSTYAMGFGTYLKLSLDDLKLLGMSGMLHDVGKRKVPSEIINKNGKLTYEEFELVKKHPVYGVEILKNLGESNKLLLKIIYQHHEKLNGSGYPLGIEGNDIHMFSRIMAISDIFDALTTRRSYKEALKTFEAFNIMYNHMKDELDRKLVREFMIFMRK
- a CDS encoding response regulator transcription factor yields the protein MLNSKQLNGLLKELTILYVEDDINSQKEVTQTLKSFCDNVMTANNGKEALDIFNTHKIKLILSDIEMPTMNGINFIKEVRKKDLMIPVIMMTAHSTNDHLINCVNLNIQAYIQKPVSFSKLKEALYKVIDYLYLTSNILVQIDSDLSYDSISGVITNKDENIKLKKKEKSLMDLLSENKNKLVTYSQIEHQVWEKYDEVMSPSALRTLVKNLRKKLPSEYLENISGLGYKLIAKM
- a CDS encoding response regulator transcription factor, which encodes MSLIRELKHFGNSLSLLVVEDEIALNAELVSVLSTFFKSVDFAFDGKEGLEKFAKNRPDIVLTDISMPKMDGIKMSQEIKNLYRGQHIVVLSAHGDTKYMIELIDIGIDQFILKPFDKNTLMYKLLKVAENIIYKKEFDKFYKDKQLQRIATIESIVDTQPLHESIVPLDDIKPVEKVTYNLSHNREDADEFMESLKNDELMWMAFKDDITELMELSAEFGEDVDNLALNGRLSEGLRTSLVHIVRRYAKIFSQLEQMAKMSDTLELLAEFLEDLDVNILDDEQNRKLKLLEYINNDITRFLQTVFVYKDSVDIYYLEDSLESSILQLKSEMFGLEVEEDEAEFF
- a CDS encoding chemotaxis protein CheA, with translation MNPILQQFLIEARENLLFLDKNLELLESNDGDIVNALFRAAHTLKGSSGLAGFDCVKEITHIAEDLLDAYRSDKIIYSDQLLRTLYDMFDEVAELVDIAEESGEITFIEQERVEEFKSSRAAILDLRDDIQDKQFCEFNIIDDVIPPFGNLFLNDFQRLDFNKLSFDTKAITKEEFETGGFYIIDLDLPKETLELGNDPFYSLYLLGEENVISIYIEVDESCENIAKNPIVWSSRIIAIVYSNQNDFENAFYNFMEDVSIYPLAIKSFFKTELDLKSSDCLKPLIADIKLFLENLDIDGLIDLLQGVSKDLQKDSLEYFLINRLCYILEVNDLNTELLNEMVGYVVDVLNIDELYTEVCDHNTTEDVIIASQKEKKASKPMAKMVKIDLDDVDKMMDIVGEMLVIKNSLPYIAQALNFENIEANRRELMARYDEINRVTIQLQEKVMEMRLLSLSFIFDRYPKLIRDISKSLGKKIKYVESGGDTKLDKTIIEKLADPLIHIIRNSLDHGIESPDIREQKGKSPEGTISIKAESLGDKVYVSIEDDGKGIDVQKVVQKALEKKMVDVEALEQMSEEEKLMLVFHPGVSTMEQISELSGRGVGMDVVRQSINEVGGKISLSSTVNVGTKLVLELPMSVALSNVFHIKLGNANYALSMDSIVETVQVPKNEVEYINQQPMLKLRGVLIPLVFYYKLLSSDIDSKDSYSLVIIQTQGQKFGFVVDEFVNQLDIVQKPLAPNFKNHPFISGTSLLGNGEVLFVINPSRLYTVKEKK